TGGCTTTGACGTCGATCTCGGTGAGGACTCCGAACCCCTGATCCTGGAGGGCCCGGGTCGTCTTCTCTATAGCTTCGGTGTACGGGATGTCGAGGCGTGTTCGGATGCCGTAGTCGGTTTTGGTTGCCATGGGCCTCCTCCGGTGGGTTGCTGCGGTCGTTGTCGAGCGGCGACCGCGCTGGCGAGTCTAGTCTCGACGGCGCGGCTCCGCGCCGCCCGAAGGGGTGGCGGCGTGCGGCTCGCTGCTCAGTTGCCGAAATAGGCGAACAGGGAGACCGTTGCCGGACGGTCGGTCGTGTTGTAGAAGTAGACCCGGTAGCGGTCGAAACCGAGGCGAAACAGGGGCTGATCTGAGGAGAAGTAGATCCCGCCTTCGGTCGCGGCGTCGGCTTCAACACGAAGCGGAAAGAGGAGTTGCCCCTCTTCCAAGAAGGCGCTTTGGGCGGGCTGGACATCCGGAACCAAGATGGCTCCGACCCGACCGGGCTGATAGAAGGCGGCCCGAATCTGGCCTGCGAGACTCAAAACTGCGGTTCCGAACCCGGCACTCTGGAGCGTCCCGGCAAGAACCATGTCCGTCGTCTGCTCGGGCCCTACCGGACTCACCACCTCCTGCGTGAGGCTAAAGAGCTTGGTCTGACTGATCGGACCCGCAACCTCTACTGTTCCGTCAACGGTCTGGATTCCAGGTAGGTTGACGACCAGCACGCGCTCGGCTTCTTCCTCGGCCGTGATCGGGTGAGCCGTCGCCGCAACGAGCGCCAGGAGAAGCAAGATGGACAGGCAGGAACGAGTCATTGTGGTCTCCTTTCATTGACCAGTCTACGGCGGGTGGCGTTGCGGCGTCCAAACCGGCAATCAGTGCGCCGCGGAGGGTCGAGGTGCCCCAGTCGCGTTAGTATCTCCAACAGAGCCATGTTCGAAGTTCAGGCACCGCATTCGACCGAGTCGCTTCACGCGGGCCTCTCTGACCTCCATATGGAGATCGTCTCGTTTGTGAGCGAGCTCTCCGATCGGGAATTCCTGGAACCGCAGGGCGAACACTGGTCGCCGGCCGAGCACCTGCGGCATCTGGCCACGGCGGTGCGGGCGGTAGCC
This genomic interval from bacterium contains the following:
- a CDS encoding ABC transporter ATP-binding protein — translated: MATKTDYGIRTRLDIPYTEAIEKTTRALQDQGFGVLTEIDVKA